Proteins found in one Leptospira terpstrae serovar Hualin str. LT 11-33 = ATCC 700639 genomic segment:
- a CDS encoding hybrid sensor histidine kinase/response regulator, with translation MILRVFFSSIQKYFSDLLIFCSYPLILIFILLGTTSCRFDAYPTLLAKDGVLDVQNVDFSGETINLTGKWEFYWNEFLDPRGESPEHKSYLKVGVPWFSQENEDGEGYPSFGFGTYRLTVLLPESTYEKESYALLVPVLHSAYRIYANGELVAENGTLAKTAEKHRPSFHSKIIPLKSDSKKLDLVVHISNFSHKYAGIHGLIRFGKLQNIIHTWNVNFTVSWIIMIFMIFLAIYHALVYFINRSERNALRMAFVYLGILILSSTLIETRILFNLFSDDYCIPLFRFSRVGFVLVLYFGGYIVLNMAQMRFFKRILFLLKLYAFSFLFVSLFTPVPYLSKILFYFEFMSVIFVALGLLSVSLALYFQRKESRLYFFSLFMAIIGGLIDLFLVANPNFGYRPMGLISLYLFIFPQTLGVTLGLVRVYKRSESLSKELYKRKEALEKKVKARTLELEKANRWKANFVSLISHDLRSPLNSVNQILDVIDFSFSETTEDEKKKFLEICKTGVTQSLRMLEQLLDVSRFDAFGTKLIQTRFSVNDLLNEIIESVEPLATLKGIRIEKDTPIQAEIIADRTLIGEVFKNILTNSIKYSYLNSEVWVSVSYKGKWLSVEIRDRGLGMSEEQIHKLSGEENIKSMPGTAGERGTGLGLQLCTNILEAHFGKLRIKSVLGVGSSFEISLSKSTKSVLLVDDSGNFRSDLAEVMRRNQWIVIEAGNGEEALSHLSRITPTLIITDLHMPGMNGISLVHEWEGRRHQNQKIPIILISSDAPLSGGDKFLEDEGLETIVSAYFSKMYKAEDLCQQIESTLD, from the coding sequence ATGATTCTCAGAGTATTCTTCTCATCCATCCAAAAATATTTTTCAGACTTACTTATTTTTTGTAGTTATCCCTTAATTTTGATCTTCATCCTACTCGGCACCACCTCCTGCCGGTTTGATGCCTACCCAACCTTACTCGCGAAAGATGGTGTTTTGGATGTCCAGAACGTTGATTTCTCAGGGGAAACCATAAACCTCACTGGGAAATGGGAATTCTATTGGAATGAGTTTTTGGATCCAAGGGGAGAGTCTCCTGAACACAAATCTTACCTAAAAGTGGGAGTTCCTTGGTTTTCTCAGGAAAATGAGGATGGGGAAGGATACCCTAGTTTTGGATTCGGGACTTACCGCCTAACGGTTCTTTTGCCAGAATCTACTTATGAGAAAGAATCATATGCTCTTTTGGTTCCTGTTTTGCATAGTGCCTATAGAATTTATGCGAATGGTGAGTTGGTTGCAGAAAATGGAACTTTAGCAAAAACCGCAGAAAAACACCGGCCTTCCTTTCATTCCAAAATCATTCCACTGAAATCAGATTCCAAAAAATTAGATTTAGTTGTACATATTTCTAATTTTTCACATAAATATGCCGGCATTCATGGGCTCATCCGGTTTGGGAAACTTCAAAATATCATCCATACATGGAATGTAAATTTTACGGTCTCTTGGATCATTATGATCTTTATGATATTTTTGGCAATATATCATGCGTTAGTTTATTTTATTAATCGCTCTGAACGAAATGCACTTCGAATGGCATTTGTTTATTTAGGAATTCTGATTTTATCCTCTACGTTAATAGAGACAAGAATTCTCTTTAACCTTTTTTCCGATGATTATTGTATCCCATTGTTTCGATTTTCCCGAGTGGGGTTTGTTTTGGTTTTATACTTTGGAGGTTATATTGTACTCAATATGGCCCAAATGCGTTTCTTTAAAAGAATTTTGTTTTTATTGAAACTATATGCTTTCAGTTTTCTTTTTGTATCTCTATTTACACCGGTTCCTTATTTATCTAAGATATTATTTTACTTCGAATTTATGTCTGTTATTTTTGTGGCTTTGGGACTTTTGTCTGTCTCACTTGCTTTATACTTTCAAAGAAAAGAAAGTAGATTGTATTTCTTTAGTTTGTTTATGGCAATCATCGGTGGGCTTATCGATTTATTTTTAGTCGCCAATCCAAATTTTGGTTATAGACCAATGGGTTTAATATCCTTGTATTTGTTTATTTTCCCTCAGACCTTAGGTGTTACTTTGGGACTGGTTCGTGTTTACAAAAGGTCCGAATCTTTATCTAAAGAATTGTACAAAAGAAAAGAAGCTCTAGAAAAAAAAGTCAAAGCTCGTACATTGGAATTAGAAAAAGCAAATCGCTGGAAGGCAAACTTTGTTTCTCTTATCTCACATGACTTACGATCTCCTCTTAATAGTGTGAATCAAATTTTAGATGTGATTGATTTTAGTTTTAGTGAAACCACCGAGGATGAAAAAAAGAAGTTTTTAGAAATTTGTAAAACTGGGGTCACGCAATCTCTTCGGATGTTAGAACAGTTACTCGATGTGAGTCGGTTTGATGCCTTTGGAACGAAACTCATTCAAACGAGATTTTCAGTGAATGATCTTCTCAATGAAATTATTGAATCAGTAGAACCTCTTGCAACACTCAAAGGAATTCGAATTGAAAAAGATACTCCTATACAAGCAGAAATCATTGCAGACCGTACTTTGATTGGAGAAGTGTTTAAAAATATCCTCACCAATTCTATCAAATATTCTTATCTCAATTCTGAAGTATGGGTCAGCGTTTCCTATAAGGGGAAATGGCTTTCTGTGGAAATTCGTGATCGCGGATTGGGAATGAGCGAAGAACAAATCCACAAACTAAGCGGCGAAGAAAATATAAAAAGTATGCCAGGAACGGCTGGAGAAAGAGGAACGGGGCTCGGATTACAATTATGTACAAATATTCTGGAAGCCCACTTCGGAAAACTAAGAATCAAATCTGTACTCGGAGTTGGTTCCTCTTTTGAAATTTCTTTATCTAAGAGTACAAAGTCAGTACTTCTTGTAGATGATTCTGGAAACTTCAGATCGGATTTAGCGGAAGTTATGCGAAGAAATCAATGGATTGTGATTGAAGCAGGAAATGGAGAAGAAGCATTATCTCATTTATCTCGGATTACACCAACTCTAATTATTACTGATTTACATATGCCAGGAATGAATGGAATTTCTTTAGTTCATGAATGGGAGGGTCGTCGACACCAAAACCAAAAAATCCCCATCATTCTGATTAGTTCGGACGCTCCTCTTTCTGGTGGTGATAAATTTTTGGAAGACGAAGGTCTGGAAACCATTGTATCTGCTTATTTTTCTAAAATGTATAAGGCAGAGGATCTCTGCCAACAAATAGAGTCAACTTTAGACTAA
- a CDS encoding DUF1569 domain-containing protein, protein MKRKEFLQKTALSYGILNLPLRSEGKVEEETKTEIESPWLEAEDLTDLRTLLVQLQSDSKEFKLTGNWSPGKVFAHCAQSIEYSLKGYPEMKSSFFRGSVGKVAFSIFAFKNKMNHGLEEPIPGAEDISNETELKVGIKKLIQAIDDFSKAKESSLRPHFAYGELTKEEYDVAHSLHIKNHMERVLV, encoded by the coding sequence ATGAAACGAAAAGAGTTCTTACAAAAAACAGCTTTGTCTTATGGAATTTTGAATTTACCCCTTCGCAGTGAAGGGAAAGTAGAAGAAGAAACAAAAACAGAAATCGAATCCCCTTGGTTAGAAGCCGAAGATCTTACTGACCTTAGGACACTACTTGTTCAATTACAATCCGATTCCAAAGAATTTAAACTTACTGGCAACTGGAGTCCAGGAAAGGTATTTGCTCATTGTGCACAAAGCATAGAGTATTCTTTGAAAGGATATCCAGAAATGAAATCATCTTTCTTTCGAGGTTCTGTTGGGAAGGTTGCCTTTTCTATTTTTGCTTTCAAAAATAAAATGAATCATGGATTGGAAGAACCCATTCCTGGTGCCGAAGACATTTCCAATGAAACCGAACTCAAAGTCGGAATCAAAAAACTCATCCAAGCCATTGATGATTTTTCCAAAGCCAAAGAATCTTCACTTAGACCTCATTTTGCTTATGGAGAGCTCACCAAGGAAGAATACGATGTGGCCCATAGCCTACACATAAAAAATCACATGGAACGAGTGTTAGTCTAA
- a CDS encoding TerC family protein produces the protein MEILSDPSVWLALFTLTALEIVLGIDNIIFISILSSRLPKTKQKSARQIGLMLAMVTRILLLFSLSLIMKLTAPIFTIIDHSISGRDIILIIGGLFLIAKSTTEIHHKLEGESELGEESSKRVSFTKTIIQIMILDIVFSLDSVITAVGMTDQLGVMVTAVVLSVGFMLLSSGSISDFVDRHPTIKILALSFLILIGVALLGEGLELHIPKGYIYFAMCFSVIVEFLNMKLRSKPETKH, from the coding sequence TCCCTCGGTATGGCTTGCCCTCTTTACATTGACTGCTTTGGAAATTGTCCTAGGTATTGACAACATCATCTTTATTTCCATACTTTCTTCTCGGTTGCCAAAAACAAAACAAAAGTCTGCTCGCCAAATCGGACTGATGTTAGCCATGGTCACGCGGATTCTTTTGTTATTCTCTCTTTCATTAATCATGAAACTCACAGCACCAATTTTTACAATTATAGACCATTCCATCAGTGGCCGTGATATTATTTTGATTATCGGGGGACTCTTTCTCATCGCCAAGTCAACCACAGAGATCCATCATAAACTAGAAGGAGAATCTGAGTTAGGTGAAGAATCCTCAAAAAGAGTTTCTTTTACCAAAACCATCATTCAAATCATGATTTTGGATATAGTCTTTTCTTTAGATTCAGTTATCACTGCAGTGGGAATGACAGACCAGTTAGGTGTTATGGTTACTGCAGTTGTTTTGTCAGTTGGATTTATGTTGCTATCAAGTGGGAGTATTTCCGATTTCGTAGATAGACACCCTACTATCAAAATTTTAGCTCTTAGTTTTTTGATTTTGATTGGAGTGGCCTTACTTGGAGAAGGATTAGAATTACACATTCCGAAAGGTTACATTTACTTTGCGATGTGTTTCTCTGTGATTGTTGAGTTCTTAAATATGAAACTTCGTTCCAAACCAGAAACCAAACATTAA